The following are from one region of the Capsicum annuum cultivar UCD-10X-F1 chromosome 1, UCD10Xv1.1, whole genome shotgun sequence genome:
- the LOC107866443 gene encoding leucine-rich repeat receptor-like serine/threonine-protein kinase At1g17230, which yields MGVNYFFLAFILPMFFAFSCIEHVFGNAEVRALMEIKSALDPENKKLSSWTSDGDPCSGSFLGVICNEHHKVTNITLTNSRLAGKLSPAIAELKCISGLYLHYNSLTGDIPKELGNLTELNDLYLNMNNFTGSIPSELGNMASLQVLDLSCNQLTGSIPKEIGFLKKLSVLELQRNRLTGEIPVNLGISGTLKKLYLGFNQLSGPIPTKLAAAPQLEVLEVQNNTLSGVVPPALRRLNEKFNYESNPGLCGTGFTSLRVCTAWDHVNVNQVGSDVPDSNNNGVAKDVPGAAHISPLHCNQTHCSRSSKFPQAIIVASVITVTVTLVVSVVFGIFRRRRLKQRVGNTSDTSDDRLSTDQAKEIYKRSPSPLLTVEYSNRWDPMTPEKGCNSMYNDFLNGFKFNLEEVESATQHFTELNLLGRSNFSAVYKGILKDGSIVAVKSISVTSCKSEETEFMEGLSLLTSLKHENLVKLRGFCCSKGRGECFLIYDFASKGNLSQYLDVDVNSNHVLDWSKRVSIVKGIAKGLGYLHSSELDKPSMVHRNISVEKVLLDQQFTPLILDCGLLKLLADDVVYSALKVSAALGYMAPEYITTGRFTEKSDVYAFGVIILQVLSGKGLVDCAMRRAAESCNFENFIDPNLKGTFSVSEATMLTKLSVSCTLEDPDNRPSMALVNEELNRSSGG from the exons ATGGGTGTTAATTATTTCTTCTTAGCTTTCATTTTACCTATGTTTTTTGCATTTTCTTGTATTGAACATGTTTTTGGAAATGCTGAGGTAAGAGCTTTAATGGAGATAAAATCAGCTTTGGATCCAGAAAACAAGAAACTTTCATCATGGACAAGTGATGGTGATCCATGTAGTGGTTCTTTTCTTGGTGTTATTTGTaatgaacatcataaagtaaCAAATATTACATTGACAAACAGTAGACTTGCTGGAAAATTGTCACCAGCAATTGCTGAACTGAAGTGTATTTCTGGTCTTTACTTGCATTATAATTCTTTAACAGGAGACATACCAAAAGAACTTGGGAATTTGACTGAGTTGAATGATCTTTATCTCAATATGAACAATTTTACTGGGAGTATACCATCAGAACTTGGAAACATGGCAAGTTTACAAG TGCTGGACTTGAGTTGTAACCAGTTGACAGGGAGCATACCAAAAGAGATTGGGTTCTTGAAGAAGTTGAGTGTTCTTGAATTGCAACGTAACAGGTTGACAGGTGAAATTCCAGTAAACTTAGGAATCTCGGGGACGTTGAAAAAGCTATATTTGGGATTCAATCAGCTATCCGGTCCAATTCCGACAAAATTAGCTGCTGCTCCCCAGTTGGAAGTTCTAGAAGTACAAAATAATACCCTCTCTGGAGTTGTTCCTCCAG CTTTGCGGAGATTGAATGAAAAATTCAATTATGAAAGCAATCCTGGTTTATGTGGTACTGGATTTACTTCATTGAGAGTTTGCACTGCCTGGGATCATGTCAACGTGAATCAAGTTGGTTCTGATGTACCTGATTCCAATAATAACGGGGTCGCTAAGGATGTCCCAGGAGCTGCTCATATTAGTCCTTTGCATTGTAATCAAACTCATTGTTCGAGATCATCAAAATTTCCTCAAGCGATTATTGTTGCTTCAGTGATTACAGTCACTGTAACTTTGGTAGTTTCTGTAGTTTTCGGTATATTCAGACGAAGAAGGCTTAAACAAAGAGTAGGGAATACAAGTGATACATCAGATGATCGGCTTAGTACTGATCAGGCAAAGGAAATATACAAGAGAAGCCCCTCTCCACTACTTACTGTTGAGTACTCGAATCGTTGGGACCCTATGACCCCTGAAAAGGGTTGCAACAGCATGTACAATGACTTTTTAAATGGATTCAAGTTCAATTTGGAAGAGGTTGAGTCTGCAACTCAACATTTTACAGAGTTAAATCTATTGGGACGGAGCAATTTCTCTGCTGTTTACAAAGGTATATTGAAAGATGGATCTATTGTAGCTGTAAAAAGCATCAGCGTAACAAGCTGTAAGTCGGAGGAGACTGAGTTCATGGAGGGTTTGAGCTTATTAACCTCCCTGAAACATGAAAACCTCGTCAAGCTAAGAGGTTTCTGTTGTTCAAAGGGGAGGGGTGAGTGTTTTTTAATCTACGACTTCGCCTCTAAAGGAAACCTCTCTCAGTATCTTGATGTTGATGTAAACAGCAATCATGTTCTTGACTGGTCCAAAAGAGTTTCAATCGTCAAGGGTATAGCAAAAG GACTAGGATATCTGCACAGCTCCGAACTAGACAAACCTTCTATGGTTCATCGCAATATATCTGTAGAAAAAGTCCTCCTTGATCAACAGTTCACTCCACTAATACTGGACTGTGGTTTACTAAAGCTACTTGCCGATGATGTTGTTTATTCAGCACTTAAGGTCAGTGCTGCACTTGGATATATGGCTCCTGAATACATTACAACTGGCCGATTCACAGAGAAGAGCGATGTATATGCATTTGGAGTAATTATCCTTCAAGTACTCTCTGGTAAAGGACTTGTTGACTGCGCAATGAGACGTGCAGCTGAATCTTGCAACTTTGAGAACTTTATCGATCCAAATCTCAAGGGAACATTCTCTGTAAGCGAAGCAACTATGTTAACTAAACTTTCAGTAAGCTGCACTCTTGAGGATCCAGATAACAGGCCAAGTATGGCTTTAGTAAATGAAGAATTGAACAGGTCTAGTGGTGGCTGA